GTCTTGAAAACTTATTGGACCTTTTGCATGTCATTGCATAAAAATAGGATCAGTAAGACACGAGGGAAACATATGATTCTCCAGTAATGGTGAAGAAGTTAATGTTGAAGCGGTAGTAAATTTAAAATGGTGTCTGAATTTACAACAGTTCTGAATTGTAACAATAACTAATGGACTATGAGTTAGGGAAGAAGAGGAGACATTGAAAAGCCAATAGAGAAGCTGATGTGCACAGGTTGGCCTCCAATCTGTAACAAGGTGCAGTGGATAAACTGAATCAAAATGTTAACTTATGAATATTCGCTGACCAGTAGCAAAACTTACAGTTGGATAACAAAAGCCCACCACTCAGTTGATATCTATGAAGTAATGATTTATTCACAAAAGTGAGTAATAATCTGAtctagagattaaaaaaaaaaaaaaaacataggtaaATACAAAGGAacacactgaaaaacaaaaagaaacttgGACAAATTTTCAGTTTCACTACATTATTACAACCTATCAATGACAAGGGTAAACTGCTCCATCTCTGCAAATCAGACTTACATTGCTCCATCAAAGGAAGAAAATGAGCAGCTAGGAGAGAGGAAAAAGATCTAATAATATTGATGCCAAGTTATCTGAATTCTGATATACTTAGTTTAACTGGAGCATCTGATTGCATcagactgtttgtttgttttaaaatgaaatgataccCTTTATATGAGTCTAAAACTGTCAAAGGGCAGCACTAAGTGTGTttttgagtcattcattcattctatttGTTCATAAGACtgtttcattcatgaatgaaGTAAACAGTTCATTTTATGAATAGACtattgaatcattgattcacatgattttttcaaaatgcagattcattcaaaaacaaatcaCCGCTGCTTTGCTCGGTGATGCACAACAGTTCTGCTATGGCAGTAATATTTTCTgtgcaaaattgagcaaaatcaGACAACGACACAATATTAACATTTCCACTCGTGGTATTCAGACATAAAGTGTGATATTGCTCTTGCTGCTTTTGAGACAAAAACTGTACATGGGGGATTTTTTTGCCCCATTATCTTGAATTATAAAGCATAACTGCATTTATGTATCGTATTAGTCAGCAGTCAACTGTGAGAAATGTAAGATGACGTACAGGTCTGGGGGTTGGGCCAGTGCATCAaccacattaaaatattttaatcacgtttttttaattcattaagaattaattaatgcaatgtgtatatgtataataaaatatattatttaatcttttttcttttgcttaTATAATTCCTAAGAATGTAAATGTCTTCTATTGTTATTCTCGTGTCTGAGGTGTTGATTGGAACAGAAACAAACTGCAGATATACCGTCCATGAGTCATAGCCATGTCTCGCATTcagaaaatatacagtaaatgcaaCGGCCAGCATGTAATGCTGTAAATGCAACTCTGACTTTTGAGTACTTATAATCACCTCTATTCTGAGTCATGTTACATGCCACTTACTGCATACAGAGAATGTAGCTCCAGATGCCAGGGCTACTTGGCTGTTTGTCCAGAGTTTTTACATGGCTGAACTCTAATCCACCCTGAGGATACCAAACGCTGTGGTTTTCCAAGGCTATCAGCCTACATAACTGGAAAGCCTGACCCCACACATGCATCCCATTTGCTGTATCTGTCCATTCATATATTCTTCAGGTCAAATACATTGTTGCCTGTTACAAAAGCCAGAAGTTACAGTCACTGTTAGTTCTTTGTCTGTTTCTGCAGCCGGAGGACATCGGACAGTCTCCAGTGGCCCCCACATCAGATGGGGACAAAGTGGATTTGGAGGCCTTCAGCGAGTTTACCAAGATCATCACCCCAGCCATCACACGTGTTGTTGACTTTGCCAAAAAACTGCCCATGTTTTCGGAGGTAAGCGTGctacttttgtttattttacaccCTGTTTGAGGTGTTTGTGCTCTGTAGTAATTAGATTTGTCAAATTAAGCCGTGTAATTAGAGTATGTTAGTGTCCATTGGGCTAATTAGCAGAAAATATGCTGCGGTCCTTTCTcagttttgtgttattttaatagtTGCCAAATATGTCCGTGTGGGTGGGTTTGTCTGTATGTGCTATCTGTCATATTTGGATGAATTGTAGAGATGTGGCTttggtgaatgtgtgtgtgtttttgccacATTACATCAGTCATAGCTATAGAGGCATTCTTTCCATATTCAGCATTCACCAACTCCGCTTTAACCACAAGTGTGAACATTCTTGGATAGTAAACTACACAGCACCCTAATGGCAACGTATTTATTATTGTCTACACCATAAATTCACCTTGCCATCCACACGTATCCAcaacctctctgtctctctaagTTGAGCGTCATGCCTTCTGTACATTCCACAAGCACCTAGACACACTGTAATACAAAAACATAATACTGAGTGTAACAGAGACAGTGGTGTGCCAACTGCTACAAGGTGTTCAAGCTGGATGTACCGGCCCATGGAGGCGTGAAAAAATGAAGTGACGTGCTGATGAAGTCAAAAAGTTGGTGTTTAttccaaaatgtgaaaaacaaagattttccaaaagaatgcaaattatatttacagtgtaactcaaagtagaaaaaaaaaataaatacaaataaatacaaaaaaatgtttaaatgtacaaacaaaacttttggctATGTCAATAATTTGACCCAAAAATCAAGCAAGCAACTTTCCCCAACTCACTCTACCAGCTCCTTTACCAGACTGAGAGAAACACTTAAAAAGTATAAGCCCCTCCCACTAGGACTAAACCATTAAATAATTGATGGTAACAAATAAGTTCaagaaagacaaaacaattaaatagcgACTTAATTGTAACAAAGGCATAACTATTAGAACTAAAAAATATGCTGAAATATCCAACCATTTCAAACAACACAAACTAAATTCATTATTATGGTTTACCAAAGCATCAAACAAACACCAATCTCCCCCTCCGGCATGAGACCAATTAAGTGTGCCTTCTATTGGCGGGAAACAGGTATTTAAAAATGGTGGCAATGTAGTGCCCGGGTTTCTTCTGTTTGTTATGAGAAAATGTTCCAGTATGTAAGTATGAATGTTTACTTTATGTGGAtgattgaaaacaataaacatttaacatgccAACCGGTCTTGTTTGTATTCTCAACAATACCcaaattaacataataaaaatattgactCACAAAGTGTTAACCTAAACAAAAATGGTGAGAACAGGATCAACACTTAAACAATACACaatcaattacacacacacacacatacctgatGTTAACTGGTGTAACATTGCGCAAAACAAATATGTGTCGTTGTATGAAAAGTCTATGCATGCCTAGTGTGGTTGTGTTCTAAGTCCAGTGCCAGTCTCTAGTCACAGTGCCCCACTGTGACACTGAGCAATATTGAATTTTTGTTGCTATTGTAAATGATGTGAAGCGTTTTATACATCAGTGTAAATATTACTTCACTCTACTGCCATTTTACCAGTATTTTTCTTTCCTCTTCAGTTCCTTTCAGTGCTTTGGTCGtcatttttttctaatatatGATTAAGGCTGTCAAAGTTATCAcattaatgcatgcatttaagtacatttttaagacactctcatgaaaaaaaaatgcattcatttaattaaaaataaataagtaaacttTAGTATACATTATACTTCGTCTGTGCTGTGTAAATAGTAAAGAGtggtcaatttttttattttttttttaacaattatacACACAACATATATTTAAGttataatcttaatttaatttgaagaTTAACAATTGTGACATACTGTAGCACCTACTATTAAAATACACcgtcattttttgttgttgtattatgtaattattgtttataatttactattaattaaatttttttttttgagtggcaATACTGAAATCCATACTGGTGTTATATTTTGGGGGTTTTcatcatgacaaaaaaaaaaatctgaattgattcatttgttgttgttgttgtttaacaaTTTACCACcataataacaacattttaaatattgaaactCAGGATGATGTCACAGCAGATTTTATGCCATTAGTTGAAATAAATGTCTATTATTGTGTGATTTCTGTAGCTGCCTTGTGAGGATCAGATCATCTTGCTGAAGGGCTGCTGTATGGAGATTATGTCTCTACGTGCTGCGGTTCGGTATGACCCGGAAAGCGAGACCTTGACGCTGAATGGAGAGATGGCTGTTAAACGAGAGCAGCTAAAGAACGGAGGGCTGGGTGTTGTGTCTGATGCCATCTTTGACTTAGGCAAGAGTCTGGCACAGTTCAACCTGGATGACACAGAGGTGGCCCTACTCCAGGCCGTACTGCTTATGAGCTCAGGTGAGAGAGGACACATTACATAATAATCAGTGTGAATATAACATGTCAAGTGTTTAACTGTGTGTGATGAAAACATGTGATGATCTTGTGTTGACGCGATGAAATGAGTCCTTTTTGTGTAACTATTATTCTGTCATGAGGAGATATAGACTGGTGTCAAAAGTAAATAAGCAATAGTGGCTTGAATGATATGTATTGTCTATGGAACCTGTATTAAGAGTATGCAAAGACAGATGGGACAGATTCTCTGCAGAGTCTCTCGGCTTCATTATCGCTGATAAAATTTTCAATCACCTGATGagctacataaaaatataaaaacaggccACTTCAACATGATCATACAGTGTGtaaaatgggtaaaaaaaaaaatatatatatatatatgtatgttttttttttttttttataaatgttatatatgtttcataaattaaaataatttcagactgaaatatatatttcaggAACTATTTTCATTGATGAAATATGCAAAAACAATCAATTTTGACAATAGTGTTGGTAAAATGTACATTACTTACTATTAGCCTAAACATTAAACACCTATTTTTAAATTGATTCTTTTTTAATTGAGGCATTAATTCTGTAAAATAGTGACGAGGAGTACAAGAAAGATACTTTTTTTGCTacaaatcatatatatttttagtttttgaaataATGTATTTTGCTACAACCCTGTAATGGTCACATAATAAGTATTGTCCTTGTATCTTCTCTGGTTCAGATCGAACAGGCTTGACATGCGTGGAGAAGATTGAGAAGTGCCAGGAGATGTACCTCCTAGCGTTCGAACACTACATCAACTATCGCAAGCACAACATTCCTCATTTCTGGCCCAAGCTGCTGATGAAGGTGACGGACTTGCGCATGATCGGAGCCTGCCACGCCAGCCGCTTCCTGCACATGAAGGTGGAATGCCCCACTGAACTCTTTCCCCCACTTTTCCTGGAGGTCTTTGAGGATCAGGACGTGTGACATCCCAGCGTGCCACAGCAGGAGAATCAACAACGTTTTGTAACCCGTTTTCCTCTACCCGTCTCACCCCCCTCCACGCACCAAACTCACCAGCAGCAGCTGCATTGGCAGGGGTCATCTTCAGAAAGGCTTTCATACAGGGGGGTTTAAgtcgaaaaaaaaaattgtttcgtTTTTTCACAGAAAACTCAGCCCTCCCACATCTACTAAATTCCCCACGTGTGGCCCTTCTGTCTCGGCATGATGTCTTATACTGGTTTACCAACACCTTAGACACAGAATAtacatctacagacacacacacacacactcctgtaaGTGTGCTTACAGATGCAGTACTCCAATGAGCTTGAATGCATTTGTGCACGTACAGACTGCACTACTGTCACGCCACCACTGGGGGTGCCCTCTGCTAAGACTGGATGGCAGCTGGCATATAGATTCCTCCGCCAGGTCGTGAAGTGGTCAGTTCATTTGGTTGATTGAAATCTCGGCGTTCTCCTGAGATTGACCCTCGGCATCTCAAGCTCTACGCTAGCATGGACCTTCTTTAACAAGACCACATGATTTCTCTTCGATATTGAGCCTGTGTGTGTGGAGCGGGAGGAATTTTCTGAACCAAATCAGgtgctatatttaaataaagctaCTCGAAATGATTTGGGACTTTTCAAGAATATATCTCCCTCCGTACTCAGTAGGACACGGACCGTTGAAAGCTCTCGGTCACCTTTTTAGTGCTCATTCAGGGGTGCCACTCTGCGACTCTATGTGTGGTTCATCCATGGCATTGTCTGGGCTTAGTTGTGGACTCTTTGAGTCCCTCTTTGTCCCAGGAATGTCACGCAGAGAGATGAAAATCCAGGCGCCCCTACACTTCCAAGCCGCACTGATTTGTGTTTTACAAGTGTCGAGAGGGAGCCAGTATTACCATACTCCcagacccatcacacacacacacacaaacgtactAAAACAAACACCTCAAAACTCGAATGCCTCATTTTTACTGTATGCACTGCAGTGCTGTAGTTCTGGACTCCCATGCAGGGCTTTGAGAGTTCAGTCCAGCCCATCTGTGTTCCGCTCAGATGCTACTGTTGCCCGGTCTGTGCGAACACACGCGCACACTCCTGTCGGGCCATGGCGGACTGgctgttgttgatgttttttgtttgttgttttcgtTTTACCTCAAATGTGGGCACACCTCCGGCTGGCTGTGGCTCCTAGACTGCCTCTGTGCTGACAGGTTCTACCTCACCTCTGGACACAGGGCAGCTACcctcagccacacacacacacacacacacatttacacacacttgTATTCACACACACTAACAGCCAGGATAGAAACAGTTGCAGACACAGTTTCTTCTCAGTTATGTTGAAATACCACTGTAGACAGGAGGGCCTGCCATTCCTCATCATTGCCTGTCAGATTTCTCCGAGGCCTCTTCACTCTGGGCTGAGAGAAAAAACTATTCTggatgggcttttttttttttgtttctttacgTGTGGGACCAAGTGTCACAAGTGTAGTTTTTCAGCAGACGGCAAACTACATCCCGCTGACTACGAAGAGGAGTCGCGGAGAGAACTTTAGATGAAGGACCCGAGCTGGTCAGTCCTGAGCCGAATGGGTCTACCGCTGTTTCCTTCTTTCAATACCAAGCAGTAATTTGCAAAGTGGAGCTTGGAGTCGGCTGGTTTCTTCATGGTGGGGCAGGGGAAGTAAGGAAGCTAGCAGTTGAATGATAGCACTTAGTTTTGAAAGAACCAAATATTCAGAAACGATTCAACCCCGGGCACCTTTCAAGGAGTTTTTGCACTAAGGCATGATGGGTCCCACCTTGCAGCTCCTCCAGTTCAGTCGCATGTTTTCCAAGGACACGACCCCAACCTCTCTGTCAAACAGAGGCCACACCTTCATGTGCTCCTGAGCACACCATCAGAGTCAGTATTAAATCAAGCAATGTCCTCAAAAAACGATGAAACACTCATTTACGAATAGACCTCCGTGTCCCCGCCCCTCGAAGCCTAAAGTGGCTTGAGACTAACACCCAACTGAAATGGGCCTTTCCTTTGTGAGACAAAGGAGCAGCCGAGCCATGCAAAGAATGGCAGCACCGAATGAATGTGAACGAGGAGCAGCAGAATGAAAGAGCCAGGACGAGGAGTTGCTCTATAACGAGGTTGTGAAGgaagacagccaatcagaacgagAGGAAATGTGAGCATTCCGTGATCACCCTGCATGGATTTCCATCTTGGAATAGGAGTAACGCAGCAGTGGACCCCGATTGGCTGCTCGAGTGAACGCAAAGGGTTTCGATGCtgctttactttttaattttatttgagagagatagaataagaaaaaaaaaaccgaaatgataaaataattacaaacccagaaaacaaataaaaaatgactccagAACAAAGAGTTCAAATCTCGGAGCTtgagctgtttgtttttatttctttttgttttgaactgaaatgtgtgtgttcGTTTTCAATGCTTAACTGCTCTATGTAAGAGAGAAAAACAACAGCCGTAGTCACTTTTTGACCATGCGTGCAGTGTAAACTAGAGAATTTCTCCTTTTTCACCTCACTATAGTTTGTAATGATAAGTCGActgctctgtttgtttgtgtatctGTCCATCGTCTTTTTATCAAGAGGACAAGAAACaggaatattttcttttttatattttgttttcttttttttttgtatcaaagaagacctagaagaaaaaaaaaaacatgagaaataatgcaaaagaaactgaaaaaaaaaaaactgaaacacaaTCTACTCATACCTCACACAACACAAAGCTTAAATGAACTTGGGAGGAGTGCTTCTCTGCGTGGCACTTGTGTCAAATGCGTCCGGTGCATGTGTTGAACTGTACGATGGGGTGTATGTGCGCATGAGCGTTCATGTGATCGCGGAAGCACGCGGCCTCCTCCTTTGGCCTCGAAAGCCCATCTGTTTCAGATTTGCACCAGTTGCATGCATTAGCCTCCGTTTGCGAATGGTGTCACCGTTGCTGATGCGATGGGCCATGATGGAAGCGGACGGGATGCGGTGTGGCTGGAAGGCTGGAAAGGGAGTCGTGTGCATCCGTGACAGCAGAGAGCGCTTTGTGGTATTGAATGTAGCTGACAGGACTGGGCTGGAACCGAGCCCGGGAACTAGAACCTCACTTCAGGTCACCAGCAAGAGTGgacagtgctgtcaaaatgatgtTACACAAACAGCTTACTAAGCGCATATTGCCCACCTTCAAGGTGCAAtacttgtgttttgttttgtttcgttcTTCTTTTTTGTACTTTTACCAGTTTTTTGGCCATAACCAAGGATGTAAATACAAAACGAAAAGATATTGAAAGATTAAATCACTATGTGTTAACCATATGCAACCGTCACATACTGGATGTCGACGCCAGAACGCAGCCGGCTGATCCCAGTGTTTTTGTAAAGTGAATCTGCTTACATAGTTCTGTAAATGCTTCACACATCTGTACGTGTGCTTTGGTGCACTCGCAAACGTGCATGTTCAATACAAATATGAAGAAAAAGTGCCCCATGAAATTATCAATCTAACCCTGTGCCTCCGCAACCCTCTGCCCCACACTCAAACTGCTCTTTCCGACTGGGTAGTTAGACGTACATTTGTTCGCTAGGTCAGATTGCTGGTAGAGACGTACAATAGTTGGGGAAAGTCTGGTACCCAGAAGCACTTAGCTGGCCTCACTTCTGCCATTCAGTTTCCTCAGAGGAGAACAGTAGATactggttttgtttagttttggtgGTGGTGTAGTTTCGTTTttcgcgttttttttttttgttttttttttaccaaattttgtgctatctttttttcttctttagaaaaagacaaaaaacgcCCAGAAGCAAGAATGTCTATGCAATGCTAAACCCTATGATAGCATGATGACTGTGCTATTGATCGCTGATTAGCAGGCATGCCTCTAAACACCCCACCCCCCCAGAGCCCCACCCACCACAACTGCATGAGCCTCAGTCAGTTTGTCTTTTCATTAGTCAGTGTAAAAGTCAAGGGAAGGATAACCCTAACTGCTGCCTGGGACCTGCTTTGTCAATCCTCACGAACATTTGAGGGCGCTAGTTCAACTTTCCACTCATCTCCAGTGATGTCATCTGCTGTCGAGGGACTGCATTTGTGTTTCTATGTATGTGTTTGCGTCGAATGCTCTCATGGTTTGGTGGATTGGTACTACCTATTAGAAAACAAAATGGCATTTCATAGGTTCAGAATCAAAATTTATTTTGTAGAGACCGACCCAAAACATTTTTTGAGTTGAAATTCTTTTCCCTCTCAGCTGTGATACTGAATCTCAGACCAAACTCAGTCAGATTTAGAGCTGAAGTGTGCCATTTCTTTCTTAATATGCAAAATAAACTACTTTATATGTTAATATACCTGATTACTACACAGAGATTATTATAAGTAAGACATTTATTGGCTGATttcaccaacaacaaaaaaatgtaacaccaaggttgccaggttttcactgCAAAActgcccaattgctactcaaaactagcccaaaataAACCCAATCCCCCAGTAAAAATTGTGTTCTGGGGggtaaaaaacagattttttgatAGGATTCCCCTGGTAAAAGTTGCATTTCAGGAGCTAAATATCATTTTATTGGGGTTACTTCAACCCACAGACATGGAAAACATCCCGCGGCAACACTGTCACTGAGGCACTATCAGAACATTTCACAAGCCTGGCAAGatctcaaccaatggtgtgattTTGAGGCGGGGCTATCGGTTTCATCTAGCCAATAGCAGAAGAGGGGGGTATTTTGGAAACATGCAGTTCCATTTAAAGACACTAGTGGTGCAGAAAccgcacacttcagctttaacacAGTATGCGAaagcttaaatgaacaaaagacataaAGAAGCATGCTATTTTTGAAATTTATGTTTGATTGGCTGCCCTCACCACTGTGATGTCAACGCCCTCATTTTCTCTGTTTCCTTTGAATGTATCTTAATTTGATTAGACTGTGTTTGTGAATATGAACTAGTGCTCATGTGCAAAATGCACCCAGCCATGAGAGTGTGAACAGAGAGCGGGGATGATgtccacaccacagctgtttTAAATGAGACTGGAAAGGAAAGCTATTGAAGGATTCTCTCAGGtatcaacaaaagaaaaaaaaagacaaaaaaaaaggaaatataacaaacttgtttttaaataaatattgtaaaattccAGCCATGCCTTGTTAGCTCATCATTCTTTGCTCTCTGAGTTGAAGATGTGCTTTCGGTGTTCATGTCCTGTGGTGGTCTTCTCTTTCGTGTTCATCAGTCGCTCTCTTTctgccacatacacacacagttctCCTGCACTCTTGGGGCTGCTTCAATGGGACTCATAAAAGGCAATCATGAAAAGCCTAGTGAGAAAACATCTCTGCTTATCTAAACAGTAAAGCATTCAGGCTTAGTATTTCTGCAAAGCATATTTTTGATACACTAGTGTGTCTGCAGTGGAGTCAAACTCCTCCTACTTAAAGGTGCACTCAGCTGTTGTAGAAATGCGCTATTTGCTGTCAGACAATATTCTGTAAATGAACGTTTTTGATAACAGGTGGTTTACCAAGATAATTCAGTTGGGTTTCCAAGTAGCATTCAGTTGGTCATGTCTTCTCAAAATGGTGAACTCAATGAAGCGACCCATAAAACTGCTTTTTATTAGGCTACTGTAAATGGATTTACAATATTTCATATGCattttcaaaattaattaaaagtgtgttcttcatattattatgaaaaagtGCACCTTTAAAATGACTAGTACACAATACATTCAAATGGGAGTCTAACTTTGCAACACTGGTCAACTGTTTCCATCAAAGTGAAAGACAAAAGTTGTTTAATCATATGATGACCATCATTTCTTGCTCCTCCTGACATTTGTTATGGGTTTGGACTTCTGTGCGCATACTTTTGTGCTGTGGATATGTGTCTGCTGGTGGGTGTGTGTGAATTGTCCACCATGTGGCTGGATTTGATGACTGACCCCTTGAACACGTTTTGAGGTTCTACTGATGCGGTGTAAAATCCACTATTTCTTTGAGGAGCACAGCAGTTCACACTAAGAATATGGTGTCAGGTTGGAAAGTGGAGAATAGCAGGAAGGGAAATGAGGTCAATAATTTGTTTCCAGGTCCATCTTTAAATAGAATCACTAATGAATTTCCTGTTGCTGATGAAGAACTATTCCACGATTTTCTGCCCTCTAATTCTTGCTCTTGCTCACACATTTTATTGCAAGTTTGGGCTTCTTTGAAGTTGGAGTGTAAGATGAATAAAGTTATTATCAGCGGATGAAATTATACTCAAACTGTCAGTTTATGGAAAGAAACTTTGGCACTTTATGATAGGGAAAAAAATGGTCCTGGTTAGTTTCACTATGACAGGTATAATTCATAAGTGCATATGGGGATATTTCAGTCAGATCTCTGGGTTTTGGTTGTTGTTCCATGTAGCTATTCAAGGCTAAAATGGCCGGGCGTCCTGTAAATTAGCTGTCATCCAAATTTCCTTTAGCACCAGAGTATGATTTTTAGTTTGAACATTCTGTCTTTAGTCAGATTAAACAGGCTGCTGGTATTATATACAGAGATGATTCTGTCAAGCCATGAGAGAAATCTATATGCAGAGACAGAAAGGAATGTTTGCACACTAGTTGAACACAAATGCATGTAGCCAATCACACAAAAACTTTTGTGACGCTAATATTATGCAAAGAAAGCTGTTTTGGGATTCTTATGCAACGCTTGTCAGGTTTCACAATGGGTGCTTTTGGTTCAGCCTTGCTCAGGTTTGCTTTCAGGACATTTTATGTAGGATGCTTTTAAAATGACATATTGTACATAGAATAAAATGCATCCAACAGCCAAGGTCTATACAGAAGGGTCGCTGTATGAAGGCCATCTCTTTCTCGCAGTTCCATCGACATTTACGGACCTAGACGCACACATCTGTTTTGCTGTCATGTTCGTTCTGTTTCCTCTCAGCGGTCCATTGACCAACTGCCAAAGCTTCCACATGTTCATTTCATTCAGCTTCTCTTACAGGATGTGCCTGATGCTCCATAAGACAGCAATAGAAactcactgatttttttttgttgttgttgttgttgtttacactGTTGGACTACACGGTACTGTTTAAATAATATTCGCAACATTACTAATAATACCCTGTCTAGTTGTTTCTGTAATTAGTCTTTTTTCTTAGTGTTAGATTTTCAATATATCCTCATCATGGCCAAAACACGATTATTGCGATGTTTATaaagtttgaaaataataataataatgctatcaGTCaagtacatatttacatacatttttgattttcagaagaaaataaaaatcaccaTCAAAATAAGGATCTAAGGAGATGTAGAGAATGATTCTAAAGACTAGGATTTTGTGCTGCAGTAGTAGCAGCACACACagcattttcaataaaataataattataacaagtGACATCCAGCTTTAGGGTGTAATACTGCCCCTACTGTGCTGGAGTGTTTCTTAAAATTCACTCTGCTTTTGCCAGTGTAGTAAAAGTTCATTTCAAACCCTGTGAGTAAGTAACCACTAACTCTTTTCCTGACAACCAGCAGGACCACACcattataaactgtttttatgagTAAGTCTCTCCACATTCAGCGGCCAGGCAGCACTTAGCCTGCATATATCAGGAAGTTACAATTAACTGCTGTACTGCAATCAATCTGAATGGGCTTTCAATTTTCCATCCTTATTATAATCTTTAACACAGAGTGGAGAAACCTTAGTTCTGCAATTCGAGAATCAGCAgcagcactgaaaaaaaattgGAAGCTGGTATGAAGACATTTAATAGCAAGCTAGTTTCAGAAGCACCACAGTGACTTTTGATTGGCCCCCtgcagaaaatgaaaatatgaagtgTTACCTCTTGGGTACAATGTGGTCAAAATTTGATCGCTTTTCTGTATTTTGAGTATGATAGCAGAAAGTAAGCCTTATTACCGTTccattttctctttctccttttttaacaatataaaaatataaccagACTTTTCCATAAACCAGTGTAGATATGTATTGCTTTTGGATAAAAGCTCATACTGTACATTTGAAGGCTTTTCATGGACTGTGTGCTGTGCA
Above is a window of Carassius gibelio isolate Cgi1373 ecotype wild population from Czech Republic chromosome B12, carGib1.2-hapl.c, whole genome shotgun sequence DNA encoding:
- the LOC127968850 gene encoding thyroid hormone receptor alpha, which encodes MEHMPKEQDPNQSEGEEKRWLDGPKRKRKNSQCSVKSMSGYIPSYLDKDEPCVVCGDKATGYHYRCITCEGCKGFFRRTIQKNLHPSYSCKYDGCCIIDKITRNQCQLCRFKKCIAVGMAMDLVLDDSKRVAKRRLIEENREKRKKEEMVKSLKTRPEPTSSEWELIRMVTEAHRHTNAQGSHWKQKRKFLPEDIGQSPVAPTSDGDKVDLEAFSEFTKIITPAITRVVDFAKKLPMFSELPCEDQIILLKGCCMEIMSLRAAVRYDPESETLTLNGEMAVKREQLKNGGLGVVSDAIFDLGKSLAQFNLDDTEVALLQAVLLMSSDRTGLTCVEKIEKCQEMYLLAFEHYINYRKHNIPHFWPKLLMKVTDLRMIGACHASRFLHMKVECPTELFPPLFLEVFEDQDV